Proteins encoded within one genomic window of Brassica rapa cultivar Chiifu-401-42 chromosome A09, CAAS_Brap_v3.01, whole genome shotgun sequence:
- the LOC103840006 gene encoding 5'-3' exonuclease — translation MMTTVGFAQSNSFLLFLRSQSIEKTKSSRAKWVTSSSSSSSHLRASSVSHSSTEAFHRTDRGQAVANDGMNEESRKKKKRVFFLDVSPLCYEGNKPSSQAFGHWLSLFFSQVSLTDPVIAVLDGEEGNKLRRELLPSYKAHRKSPNPGKYSKRPHQFVEEVLRKCNVPVVRIQGHEADDVVATLMEQAVQRGHRAVIASPDKDFKQLISENVQIVIPLADLRRWSFYTLKHYHAQYNCDPQSDLSFRCIMGDEVDGVPGIQHVVPAFGRKTAMKLVRKHGSLENLLSAAAVRTVGRPYAQEALTKYADYLRRNYQVLALKRDVKVQIEEEWLVERDTSNDSEVLSSFFSTLHG, via the exons ATGATGACAACAGTAGGATTTGCTCAATCGAATTCTTTTCTTCTATTCTTGAGAAGTCAATCCATCGAAAAGACTAAATCTTCGCGAGCAAAATGggtcacttcttcttcttcttcttcttcacatctTCGCGCATCTTCAGTGTCGCACTCTTCCACTgaggcatttcatcgaacagaTCGTGGGCAAGCTGTTGCCAATGATGGTATGAATGAAGAAAGcaggaagaaaaagaaaagggtCTTCTTCTTAGACGTTAGTCCACTCTGCTACGAAGGAAACAAGCCAAGTTCACAAGCTTTTGGTCACTGGCTTTCACTCTTCTTCTCTCAAGTCAGCCTCACCGATCCCGTCATAGCT GTTCTTGATGGAGAAGAAGGTAACAAGCTACGCCGAGAGTTACTGCCTTCATATAAAGCGCATAGGAAATCACCAAATCCTGGGAAATACTCCAAAAGGCCACACCAATTCGTCGAAGAAGTTCTTAGAAAATGCAATGTGCCA GTTGTTAGAATACAAGGGCATGAAGCAGACGATGTGGTGGCTACACTTATGGAACAAGCCGTGCAAAGAGGGCACCGCGCGGTTATTGCATCGCCTGACAAAGACTTTAAGCAGCTGATCTCAGAAAATGTTCAGATTGTCATTCCATTGGCTGATCTCAGAAGATGGTCTTTCTATACACTGAAACACTACCATGCCCAGTATAACTGTGATCCACAGTCTGATTTGAGCTTTC GATGCATAATGGGTGATGAGGTCGATGGAGTTCCAGGGATTCAGCATGTTGTCCCGGCGTTTGGAAGAAAAACAGCAATGAAACTTGTGAGGAAACATGGTTCTCTGGAGAATTTACTAAGCGCTGCAGCTGTAAGAACTGTGGGGAGACCATATGCTCAAGAAGCCCTTACCAAATATGCAGATTACTTGAGAAGAAACTATCAAGTTCTTGCCTTGAAAAG AGATGTGAAGGTACAGATTGAAGAGGAATGGCTGGTGGAGAGAGATACAAGCAATGATTCAGAAGTACTGTCAAGCTTCTTCTCAACCTTGCATGGATGA